From a region of the Synergistaceae bacterium genome:
- the add gene encoding adenosine deaminase translates to MKKLKFFVLLIALLLVSNDSFAANKYIDLHLHLDGALTLDIAKKLAVLQNINLPVSSDSELEKLLFVPPDCESLNDFLKCFALPLSLMQTPEGLRESVRLVLENIKSQGVIYAEIRFAPQLHNHKGMTQEEAIKAALEGLKESSLKANLILCLMRGEGNEAANRETVELARKYLVKDGGVVAIDLAGAEALFPTSNYADIFALARKYNIPFTIHAGEADGAQSVRDAINFGALRIGHGVRSYESADVTALIKEKGIFLEMCPTSNKMTHAIENMNDYPFMKFLHDGIRVTLNTDDMGIENINLAHEYKYMRENFGLTSEDERIILNNAIDAAFTTEDVKKSLREIINF, encoded by the coding sequence ATGAAGAAATTAAAATTTTTTGTGCTTCTTATTGCTTTATTGCTAGTTAGTAATGACTCATTTGCCGCGAATAAATATATTGATTTACATTTGCATTTGGACGGAGCTTTGACTCTTGATATTGCGAAAAAATTAGCTGTCCTGCAAAATATTAATTTGCCCGTCTCTAGTGATTCAGAGCTTGAAAAATTGTTATTCGTTCCGCCGGATTGCGAGAGTCTAAATGATTTCTTGAAGTGTTTTGCTTTGCCGTTATCGTTAATGCAGACTCCTGAAGGTTTGCGCGAAAGTGTAAGGCTCGTTCTTGAAAATATAAAGTCTCAAGGTGTGATTTATGCTGAGATTCGTTTTGCTCCGCAGTTGCATAATCATAAAGGAATGACTCAGGAGGAAGCAATAAAAGCAGCTCTTGAAGGCCTGAAGGAATCGAGTCTCAAGGCAAATTTAATTTTGTGCTTAATGCGCGGTGAAGGCAACGAAGCGGCGAATCGTGAGACGGTCGAACTTGCGCGAAAATATTTAGTGAAGGACGGCGGAGTCGTAGCTATTGACTTGGCCGGGGCTGAAGCTCTTTTCCCGACGAGTAATTATGCAGACATTTTCGCCCTTGCAAGAAAATATAATATCCCGTTCACTATTCATGCAGGAGAGGCAGACGGCGCGCAAAGTGTAAGGGACGCTATAAATTTCGGTGCATTACGAATCGGACATGGAGTCAGAAGTTATGAGTCTGCTGATGTTACAGCGTTAATCAAGGAAAAAGGAATATTTCTCGAAATGTGCCCGACCAGCAATAAAATGACTCATGCAATAGAAAATATGAACGATTACCCGTTTATGAAATTCTTGCATGACGGAATAAGAGTAACGCTTAACACTGATGATATGGGAATCGAGAATATAAATTTAGCTCATGAATATAAATATATGCGTGAAAATTTCGGACTTACTTCAGAAGATGAGCGAATAATATTAAATAATGCCATTGACGCAGCTTTTACTACTGAAGACGTGAAGAAATCTTTGCGTGAAATCATAAATTTTTAA